One region of Chelonoidis abingdonii isolate Lonesome George chromosome 14, CheloAbing_2.0, whole genome shotgun sequence genomic DNA includes:
- the RIPK3 gene encoding receptor-interacting serine/threonine-protein kinase 3 isoform X1 → MDKARFIYILRLFGLYEEEEEGWESGPRLGIVMEYMENGSLATLLERVQPVPWPLRFRFLHQVALGMNYLHGLHPPLLHLDLKPSNVLLNLELHVRLADFGLSKFKRVTTKQGTERSEDVDDYGGTLEYMPPESLVDINYKPTPATDVYSYAILTWSVLTGEQPYPNLLPKCMSSLLRMHIPRGQRPSMEELEEVTGVEGLEDMKELMKRCWHNDSLKRPTFKDCSNKTEKIFSSHKSKIVPAVRQVQDVLMMMASSSRDESRPSVSVPTPAPTESSQLHTSPPSFLGVSEQCQTLRYEDRPCRKEEAGLQRNVKQTEHQQGPGTPQPCSVSIGPRQGGPNKEGEGPNKGEFGSPKTTPSQLRPPANQPRPFFPTQSQPHLLAQGPEQHMHPFWQQPQQPLYEFSGGSINIVGPCSAIQIGRNNTMKVTKVRVEKKKKKKK, encoded by the exons ATGGACAAAGCTCGCTTCATCTACATCCTGCGGCTCTTCGGCCTctatgaggaggaagaggagggctgGGAGTCTGGCCCCCGGTTGGGCATCGTCATGGAATACATGGAGAATGGCAGCCTGGCCACCTTGCTGGAGAGAGTCCAGCCAGTCCCCTGGCCCCTGCGCTTCCGCTTCCTGCACCAGGTGGCGCTGGGCATGAATTACCTGCATGGGCTTCACCCACCGTTACTGCACCTGGACCTCAAACCCAGCAACGTCCTGCTGAATTTGGAGCTGCATGTCCGG cTGGCAGACTTTGGGCTATCGAAATTCAAGCGAGTGACCACCAAGCAGGGAACAGAAAGATCTGAGGATGTGGATGACTACGGGGGTACCCTGGAGTACATGCCCCCTGAATCCCTCGTAGACATCAACTACAAGCCAACGCCAGCCACAGACGTATACAG TTATGCCATCCTCACCTGGTCCGTGTTAACCGGTGAACAGCCTTACCCAA ATCTCCTCCCAAAATGCATGAGCTCCCTGCTCCGAATGCACATCCCCCGGGGTCAGAGACCCAGcatggaggagctggaggaggtcACAGGAGTGGAGGGACTGGAGGACATGAAAGAGTTAATGAAGAGATGTTGGCACAATGACAGCCTGAAAAGACCCACTTTTAAAG ACTGCAGCAACAAGACAGAGAAGATTTTTTCTTCCCACAAGTCCAAAATCGTGCCGGCTGTGCGTCAGGTGCAGGATGTGCTG ATGATGATGGCCAGTTCTTCCAGGGATGAGTCCAGACCATCAGTCAGTGTCCCTACACCTGCTCCGACTGAGAGCTCCCAACTCCACACCTCTCCTCCATCTTTCCTCGGGGTCTCAGAGCAGTGCCAGACACTTCGCTATGAGGATCGTCCATGCAGAAAAGAGG AAGCTGGGCTCCAGAGAAACGTGAAGCAGACAGAGCATCAGCAAGGACCTGGTACCCCTCAGCCCTGCAGTGTCAGCATAGGTCCCAGGCAG GGAGGACCGAATAAAGAAGGAGAAGGACCCAATAAAGGAGAATTTGGCTCCCCCAAGACAACCCCATCACAGTTGAGACCCCCAG CCAATCAGCCGAGgcccttcttccccacccagtCCCAACCACATCTCCTCGCCCAGGGGCCAGAGCAACACATGCACCCATTCTGGCAACAG CCTCAGCAACCTCTCTATGAGTTCTCAG GTGGCAGCATAAATATCGTTGGGCCTTGCTCGGCAATACAGATTGGCCGCAACAACACCATGAAAGTGACCAAGGTGCGagtagagaagaagaagaagaagaagaaataa
- the RIPK3 gene encoding receptor-interacting serine/threonine-protein kinase 3 isoform X2 — MDKARFIYILRLFGLYEEEEEGWESGPRLGIVMEYMENGSLATLLERVQPVPWPLRFRFLHQVALGMNYLHGLHPPLLHLDLKPSNVLLNLELHVRLADFGLSKFKRVTTKQGTERSEDVDDYGGTLEYMPPESLVDINYKPTPATDVYSYAILTWSVLTGEQPYPNLLPKCMSSLLRMHIPRGQRPSMEELEEVTGVEGLEDMKELMKRCWHNDSLKRPTFKDCSNKTEKIFSSHKSKIVPAVRQVQDVLMMMASSSRDESRPSVSVPTPAPTESSQLHTSPPSFLGVSEQCQTLRYEDRPCRKEEAGLQRNVKQTEHQQGPGTPQPCSVSIGPRQPISRGPSSPPSPNHISSPRGQSNTCTHSGNSLSNLSMSSQVAA; from the exons ATGGACAAAGCTCGCTTCATCTACATCCTGCGGCTCTTCGGCCTctatgaggaggaagaggagggctgGGAGTCTGGCCCCCGGTTGGGCATCGTCATGGAATACATGGAGAATGGCAGCCTGGCCACCTTGCTGGAGAGAGTCCAGCCAGTCCCCTGGCCCCTGCGCTTCCGCTTCCTGCACCAGGTGGCGCTGGGCATGAATTACCTGCATGGGCTTCACCCACCGTTACTGCACCTGGACCTCAAACCCAGCAACGTCCTGCTGAATTTGGAGCTGCATGTCCGG cTGGCAGACTTTGGGCTATCGAAATTCAAGCGAGTGACCACCAAGCAGGGAACAGAAAGATCTGAGGATGTGGATGACTACGGGGGTACCCTGGAGTACATGCCCCCTGAATCCCTCGTAGACATCAACTACAAGCCAACGCCAGCCACAGACGTATACAG TTATGCCATCCTCACCTGGTCCGTGTTAACCGGTGAACAGCCTTACCCAA ATCTCCTCCCAAAATGCATGAGCTCCCTGCTCCGAATGCACATCCCCCGGGGTCAGAGACCCAGcatggaggagctggaggaggtcACAGGAGTGGAGGGACTGGAGGACATGAAAGAGTTAATGAAGAGATGTTGGCACAATGACAGCCTGAAAAGACCCACTTTTAAAG ACTGCAGCAACAAGACAGAGAAGATTTTTTCTTCCCACAAGTCCAAAATCGTGCCGGCTGTGCGTCAGGTGCAGGATGTGCTG ATGATGATGGCCAGTTCTTCCAGGGATGAGTCCAGACCATCAGTCAGTGTCCCTACACCTGCTCCGACTGAGAGCTCCCAACTCCACACCTCTCCTCCATCTTTCCTCGGGGTCTCAGAGCAGTGCCAGACACTTCGCTATGAGGATCGTCCATGCAGAAAAGAGG AAGCTGGGCTCCAGAGAAACGTGAAGCAGACAGAGCATCAGCAAGGACCTGGTACCCCTCAGCCCTGCAGTGTCAGCATAGGTCCCAGGCAG CCAATCAGCCGAGgcccttcttccccacccagtCCCAACCACATCTCCTCGCCCAGGGGCCAGAGCAACACATGCACCCATTCTGGCAACAG CCTCAGCAACCTCTCTATGAGTTCTCAG GTGGCAGCATAA